A stretch of Myxococcus virescens DNA encodes these proteins:
- a CDS encoding DUF4388 domain-containing protein has translation MDTQKTYALKFISGKYQGGEFPLKADKQIVIGRSSELDMVLVEDMVSRKHARISFSDGSITIEDLGSTNGTFVNGEKVKQSRLKEGDRILIGTSILKLVHQGAEGASVDEGTARLKLEEAAAAQAARTTNKASSMTGKIEEIPLPDLLQLFHTSKKNGVLVVQRSDQEGRIYLRQGRVYYAVIGENHNLGPQKSFNRIITWEEGDFELRPAENQEFMVELDSSTEALLMDALRQLDEIKRLQPSLPTADAALALSSPLTPPLKELAPELLDVLQLVHNYGTLNAVMDHADADDVVTAEAVVQLLKRDYIRAA, from the coding sequence ATGGACACCCAAAAGACCTACGCCCTCAAGTTCATCTCAGGGAAGTACCAGGGCGGCGAATTCCCGCTGAAGGCGGACAAGCAGATCGTCATCGGCCGCTCCAGTGAGCTGGACATGGTGCTCGTGGAGGACATGGTCTCCCGCAAGCACGCGCGCATCAGCTTCTCCGATGGGAGCATCACCATCGAGGACCTGGGCTCCACCAACGGCACCTTCGTCAACGGTGAGAAGGTGAAGCAGTCCCGCCTGAAGGAAGGGGACCGCATCCTCATTGGCACGTCCATCCTCAAGCTGGTGCACCAGGGCGCCGAAGGCGCCAGTGTGGATGAGGGCACCGCCCGCCTGAAGCTGGAGGAGGCCGCCGCGGCCCAGGCCGCGCGGACCACCAACAAGGCCAGCTCCATGACGGGGAAGATTGAAGAGATTCCCCTCCCGGACCTGCTCCAGCTGTTCCACACGTCCAAGAAGAACGGCGTGCTGGTGGTGCAGCGCAGCGACCAGGAAGGGCGCATCTACCTGCGCCAGGGCCGCGTGTACTACGCCGTCATCGGCGAGAACCACAACCTGGGGCCGCAGAAGAGCTTCAACCGCATCATCACCTGGGAAGAGGGCGACTTCGAGCTGCGCCCGGCGGAGAACCAGGAGTTCATGGTGGAGCTGGACTCGTCCACCGAGGCGCTCCTCATGGACGCGCTCCGCCAGTTGGATGAAATCAAGCGCCTGCAGCCGAGCCTCCCGACGGCGGATGCCGCGCTGGCGCTGTCCTCGCCGCTGACGCCGCCGCTCAAGGAGCTGGCGCCGGAGCTGCTGGACGTGCTGCAGCTGGTGCACAACTACGGCACCCTGAACGCGGTGATGGACCACGCGGACGCGGACGACGTCGTCACCGCCGAGGCCGTGGTGCAACTGCTCAAGCGGGACTACATCCGAGCGGCCTGA
- the selD gene encoding selenide, water dikinase SelD yields MAEKKTDKVKRLTEMSHCAGCAAKLRASDLAQVLGGLKSTKGPQALVGFSTNDDAAVYRLAPGMAVVETVDFFPPVVDDPFQFGAIAAANALSDIYAMGARPLFALNLVCFPDELPLKVLSKILAGGQSKADEAGIPILGGHSIRDAEPKFGMAVTGVVHPKKVLTNAGAKPGDVLFLTKPLGSGIATTAIKRGVASKQLAKRALGVMTTLNRAAGEVFASGKFKVNALTDVTGYGLLGHLLEMMTAAKARATLDLERIPLIAEVPALAEDGVVPGGTKSNLAHVHKKVRFPEGLPECIQWVLADAQTNGGLLASVPARQALKALKALEAAGVDAALIGEVQAGKPGIDVVG; encoded by the coding sequence ATGGCGGAGAAGAAGACGGACAAGGTGAAGCGCCTCACCGAGATGAGCCACTGCGCGGGCTGCGCGGCGAAGCTGCGGGCCTCGGACCTGGCGCAGGTGCTGGGAGGGCTGAAGTCCACGAAGGGCCCCCAGGCGCTGGTGGGGTTCTCCACGAATGACGACGCGGCCGTGTACCGGCTGGCGCCCGGCATGGCGGTGGTGGAGACGGTGGACTTCTTCCCACCGGTGGTGGACGACCCGTTCCAGTTCGGCGCCATCGCCGCGGCGAACGCGCTGTCGGACATCTACGCCATGGGCGCGCGGCCCCTCTTCGCGCTCAACCTGGTGTGCTTCCCGGATGAGCTCCCGCTGAAGGTGCTGTCGAAAATCCTGGCGGGCGGCCAGTCCAAGGCGGACGAGGCCGGCATCCCCATCCTGGGCGGCCACAGCATCCGGGACGCCGAGCCGAAGTTCGGCATGGCCGTCACCGGCGTGGTGCACCCGAAGAAGGTGCTCACCAACGCGGGCGCGAAGCCGGGGGACGTGCTGTTCCTCACCAAGCCCCTGGGCTCGGGCATCGCCACCACCGCCATCAAGCGGGGCGTGGCGTCCAAGCAACTGGCGAAGCGGGCGCTGGGGGTGATGACGACGCTCAACCGGGCCGCCGGCGAGGTGTTCGCCTCCGGGAAGTTCAAGGTGAACGCCCTCACGGACGTGACGGGCTACGGCCTGTTGGGGCACCTGCTGGAGATGATGACCGCGGCGAAGGCGCGCGCCACGCTGGACCTGGAGCGCATCCCGCTCATCGCCGAGGTCCCCGCGCTGGCGGAGGACGGCGTGGTGCCCGGTGGTACGAAGTCGAACCTCGCGCACGTCCACAAGAAGGTCCGTTTCCCAGAGGGACTGCCCGAGTGCATCCAGTGGGTGCTAGCGGACGCGCAGACCAACGGCGGCCTGCTGGCCAGCGTCCCCGCACGTCAGGCGCTCAAGGCGCTCAAGGCGCTGGAGGCGGCCGGCGTGGACGCGGCGCTGATTGGTGAAGTCCAGGCGGGGAAGCCGGGCATCGACGTGGTGGGCTGA
- a CDS encoding N-acetylmuramoyl-L-alanine amidase family protein, translating into MPSPRRPLLGLLSLLWLVPVIAGAAERPARIIIDPGHGGAKEGARGPGKLREKDVALQISLRLRDKLEAAGGDVFLTREHDTLVSLTERVAWTNDHAPDLFISIHANSMPTKRMRARTEGVETYFLSASASGDAALAVADRENAEAPMSRAARTDSTLAFILQDLARTEAHADSSRLAYAIHPRLVRGTRAVNRGVQQAPFFVLSGVECPAVLVEVGYISHPVEGPRLARPEYQEKLAEAITEGVLAFLKETRRRDAARGTEVAGPVSP; encoded by the coding sequence ATGCCGTCGCCGCGCCGCCCCCTCCTCGGCCTCCTGTCGTTGCTCTGGCTGGTCCCCGTCATCGCCGGGGCGGCGGAGCGTCCCGCGCGCATCATCATCGACCCGGGACACGGTGGCGCGAAGGAGGGCGCCAGGGGCCCCGGCAAGCTGCGGGAGAAGGACGTCGCGCTCCAGATTTCGCTCCGCCTTCGGGACAAGCTCGAGGCCGCGGGGGGCGACGTGTTCCTGACGCGCGAGCACGACACGCTGGTGTCGCTGACGGAGCGCGTGGCGTGGACCAATGACCACGCGCCCGACCTCTTCATCTCCATCCACGCCAACTCCATGCCCACGAAGCGGATGCGCGCGCGCACCGAGGGCGTGGAGACGTACTTTCTGTCCGCCAGCGCCTCCGGTGACGCCGCGCTCGCCGTGGCGGACCGGGAGAACGCGGAGGCACCCATGTCGCGCGCCGCGCGGACGGACTCCACGCTGGCCTTCATCCTCCAGGACCTGGCGCGCACGGAGGCGCACGCGGATTCCTCGCGCCTGGCCTACGCCATCCACCCGCGCCTCGTGCGCGGCACCCGCGCGGTGAACCGGGGCGTGCAGCAGGCGCCCTTCTTCGTCCTCTCCGGCGTGGAGTGCCCGGCCGTCCTCGTGGAGGTGGGCTACATCTCCCATCCCGTGGAGGGACCTCGGCTGGCCCGGCCGGAGTACCAGGAGAAGCTGGCCGAGGCGATTACCGAGGGCGTGCTGGCCTTCCTCAAGGAGACGCGCCGCCGGGACGCCGCCCGGGGGACCGAGGTGGCGGGCCCCGTGTCGCCCTGA
- the rph gene encoding ribonuclease PH yields MRSFQRGALDLRPVVLTPGVSRYAEGSVQVEFGHTKVLVTCSTEERVPPHLMGKGSGWVTAEYGMLPRATHSRNQRESAKGKQTGRTMEIQRLIGRSLRAAVDLSTLGPRTLTLDCDVLQADGGTRTASITGAYVALVLALRSLQKAGTLSKLPKLTPLAAVSVGIVKGEVRVDLDYDEDSTADVDLNLVATADGRMVELQGTAEHQLFDRKALDAMVDGGLAAIQKLTAAQAQVLG; encoded by the coding sequence GTGCGTTCCTTTCAACGTGGTGCGCTGGACCTTCGCCCCGTCGTCCTCACCCCCGGTGTCTCCCGCTACGCGGAGGGCTCGGTGCAGGTGGAGTTCGGCCACACCAAGGTGCTCGTCACCTGCTCCACGGAGGAGCGCGTTCCGCCGCACCTGATGGGCAAGGGCTCCGGCTGGGTGACGGCGGAGTACGGCATGTTGCCGCGCGCCACGCACTCGCGGAACCAGCGTGAGTCCGCCAAGGGCAAGCAGACGGGCCGCACCATGGAAATCCAGCGGCTCATCGGCCGCTCCCTGCGCGCCGCGGTGGACCTGTCCACCCTGGGGCCTCGCACCCTGACGCTGGACTGTGACGTGCTCCAGGCGGACGGCGGCACCCGCACCGCTTCCATCACCGGGGCCTACGTGGCGCTGGTGCTGGCGCTGCGCTCGCTGCAGAAGGCCGGAACCCTCTCCAAGCTGCCCAAGCTGACGCCGCTAGCGGCCGTGTCCGTGGGCATCGTCAAGGGCGAGGTCCGGGTGGACCTGGACTACGACGAGGACTCCACCGCGGATGTGGACCTGAACCTGGTGGCCACCGCGGACGGCCGCATGGTGGAGCTGCAGGGGACGGCGGAGCACCAGCTCTTCGACCGCAAGGCCCTGGACGCCATGGTGGACGGCGGGCTGGCCGCCATCCAGAAGCTGACCGCCGCGCAGGCGCAGGTGCTGGGATGA
- the rdgB gene encoding RdgB/HAM1 family non-canonical purine NTP pyrophosphatase: MTVKPRLLFATSNQGKLRELRGLVGDSVEVVSLADLPPVPEPVEDGATFEENAVKKARAYADATGMLTLADDSGLCVDALGGRPGVQSARYAPGDDRARYEKLLTELAGVPDAQRTASFRCALALVGPGGGEAKVEVGQCQGRIGHAPKGSHGFGYDPVFILPGGDRALAELTPEEKSAISHRGKAFQKMKPHLLGL, from the coding sequence ATGACGGTGAAGCCCCGGCTGCTCTTCGCCACGTCCAACCAGGGCAAGCTGCGCGAGCTGCGCGGCCTCGTCGGAGACTCGGTGGAGGTGGTGTCCCTGGCGGACCTGCCTCCCGTGCCCGAGCCCGTGGAGGACGGCGCCACGTTCGAGGAGAACGCGGTGAAGAAGGCCCGCGCCTATGCGGACGCCACGGGGATGCTCACCCTGGCGGATGACTCCGGCCTGTGCGTGGACGCGCTGGGCGGCAGGCCCGGTGTGCAGTCCGCGCGCTATGCCCCGGGGGATGACCGGGCCCGTTACGAGAAGCTGCTGACCGAGCTGGCCGGCGTGCCCGACGCGCAGCGCACCGCGTCCTTCCGCTGCGCGCTGGCGCTGGTGGGGCCCGGAGGAGGGGAGGCGAAGGTGGAGGTGGGGCAGTGCCAGGGCCGTATCGGCCACGCCCCGAAGGGAAGCCATGGTTTCGGCTATGACCCCGTCTTCATCCTTCCGGGCGGCGACCGTGCCCTGGCGGAGCTGACGCCGGAGGAGAAGTCGGCCATTTCCCACCGGGGGAAGGCCTTCCAGAAGATGAAGCCCCACCTGCTGGGCTTGTAG